A section of the Bacteroidales bacterium genome encodes:
- a CDS encoding efflux RND transporter periplasmic adaptor subunit, producing the protein MDKILKRILLILLVVLVLLFLLGRRLDWFNFDKKATSVESVAPSGLPVKALIVNPADLDNRIFTSGTVLPDESVELSSEASGKITAIYFKEGERVRKGDLLLTINDADMQAQLQRFKYQEALLEEREFRQRMLLEKEAVSQEVYDRALADLNTNQAEMLMVEAQIAKTQIKAPFDGIIGLRMVSEGSYISPGTRIASLVKMQPVKIEFSIPERYASEVKPGNPISFSFGNASKQYEAKVYAVEPIIDQATRTLRLRALYSNPGLDVIPGSFATVELVLNTYYEAVTIPTEALVPMLGTQLVYLYKNGIAEPMEVETGIRTSDLIQITSGLNPGDTIITTGILQLRKGMPVTLSEIN; encoded by the coding sequence ATGGATAAAATACTTAAAAGAATTCTTCTTATTCTGCTTGTAGTGCTTGTTTTGCTCTTCCTTCTGGGACGCCGGCTCGATTGGTTCAATTTCGATAAGAAGGCAACTTCAGTTGAATCAGTTGCTCCTTCAGGGCTTCCGGTAAAGGCTTTGATTGTAAATCCGGCTGATCTCGACAACCGTATTTTTACCAGCGGTACAGTACTGCCCGATGAATCGGTTGAGCTTTCAAGTGAAGCTTCCGGAAAGATTACAGCAATTTATTTTAAGGAAGGGGAGAGGGTTCGCAAAGGCGACCTTTTACTTACCATCAATGATGCCGACATGCAAGCCCAATTGCAACGGTTCAAATACCAGGAAGCGCTGCTGGAAGAGCGTGAATTCCGCCAGCGAATGCTATTGGAGAAAGAAGCCGTAAGCCAGGAAGTGTATGACAGGGCGCTGGCTGACCTGAATACCAATCAGGCAGAAATGCTGATGGTTGAAGCACAAATTGCCAAAACCCAGATAAAAGCTCCTTTTGATGGAATTATCGGCTTGAGGATGGTGAGCGAAGGAAGTTATATCAGCCCTGGAACCCGCATTGCTTCGTTGGTGAAAATGCAACCTGTAAAAATTGAATTTTCAATTCCTGAGCGTTACGCCTCTGAAGTAAAGCCCGGCAACCCAATTAGTTTTTCCTTCGGAAATGCAAGCAAACAATATGAAGCCAAAGTTTATGCTGTGGAGCCAATCATTGATCAGGCTACACGCACACTGCGACTCAGGGCGTTGTATTCAAATCCTGGACTCGATGTGATTCCCGGCTCCTTTGCTACGGTTGAGCTTGTGCTCAACACTTATTACGAAGCGGTTACCATTCCTACTGAAGCGCTGGTTCCTATGTTGGGAACACAACTTGTTTATCTTTATAAGAATGGCATTGCTGAACCCATGGAAGTAGAAACCGGAATACGCACCAGTGATTTAATCCAGATCACTTCAGGTCTGAACCCGGGAGACACAATCATTACAACTGGAATTCTTCAGTTAAGAAAAGGAATGCCAGTTACGCTAAGCGAAATAAATTAA
- a CDS encoding efflux RND transporter permease subunit, with translation MGLSSLSIQRPVLATVMSIVIIIFGLIGLNFLGVREYPSVDPPIINVSTNYVGANADIIESQITEPLEESINGIAGIRTLTSTSRDGRSGIRVEFDLGVDLEAAANDVRDRVARSLFRLPADADPPVVSKSDADGSPIIFLNIASESRSLLELTDIADRIFKERFQTIPGVSQVGIWGAKRYSMRLYMDPLKLAAYGLTPLDVRTALLRENVELPSGRIEGNATELTVRTLSRLETPEEFGNLIIKEDNNAVIRFRDLGVAELGPENERTLLRRDGVPMVGNAITPQPGSNHIEIADEFYHRLEQIRKDLPADIKTAIGFDTTEYIRNSIKEVQQSIFIAFFLVVLIIFFFLRDWRTTIIPVIVIPISLIGSFFIMYLAGFTINVLTLLGIVLAIGLVVDDAIVVLENIYTKIEAGLSPVEAGIRGSAEIFFAVIATTIALAAVFLPVIFLEGITGRLFREFGIVLAGSVIISSFVALTLTPMLSTRILKKREKHNWLYNKTEPFFNNLTGWYRDSLNAFMNHRWIAFVIIIISILMIVGFGSLLPSELAPLEDRSGLRIVATAPEGVSYEYMDSYMNELVELVENDVPEIDALISITSPGFGAASSVNSGFIRTRLVDPSQRTRSQQEIAAAISSHVRELSAARVFVAQDQSIGGQGGGLPVQYVIQAPNFQALRDIVPLFMEEVYASPKFQFADLNLRFNKPEISVSIDRDKARNLGVSAMDIAQTLSLAFSGQRFGFFVMNGKQYQVIGQMNRENRNKPLDLQSLYVRNNRGDMIQLDNLVQLREETNPPQLFRYNRFVSATVSANPVDGVTIGQGILEMDRIADEVLDDRFSTALAGPSKDFAESSSSLVFAFVFALILIYLVLAAQFESFRDPLIIMFTVPLALAGAILTTWYLANTMNIFSQIGMIMLIGLVAKNGILIVEFANQRKAQGLDKLEAIKGAAVARFRPILMTSLSTILGVTPIALALGAGAESRTSMGTAIIGGLLFATILTLYVIPAIYSFVSEKSKDVSNVEAA, from the coding sequence ATGGGCCTTTCATCACTCAGCATACAACGTCCGGTTTTAGCAACGGTAATGTCAATTGTCATTATCATTTTTGGTCTCATTGGGTTGAACTTCCTTGGCGTCCGTGAGTATCCCAGCGTTGATCCTCCGATTATCAATGTGAGCACCAATTATGTGGGCGCCAATGCCGACATCATCGAATCGCAGATTACCGAACCGCTCGAAGAATCCATTAACGGGATTGCGGGCATACGCACCCTTACATCCACAAGCCGCGATGGGCGTAGCGGAATACGCGTTGAATTTGACCTTGGTGTTGATCTTGAAGCTGCTGCCAACGATGTGCGCGACCGCGTTGCAAGGTCATTGTTTCGCTTACCAGCTGATGCTGATCCACCCGTGGTTTCAAAATCGGATGCTGATGGCAGCCCGATCATTTTCCTGAATATTGCAAGCGAATCACGCTCACTACTTGAATTGACAGATATAGCCGACCGGATTTTCAAGGAACGCTTTCAAACCATTCCGGGTGTCAGCCAGGTTGGTATCTGGGGCGCCAAGCGCTACTCCATGCGCTTATATATGGATCCTTTGAAACTTGCCGCTTATGGACTTACGCCTCTTGATGTCCGCACCGCATTGCTCCGTGAAAATGTTGAGCTGCCATCAGGTCGCATCGAAGGCAATGCAACGGAACTCACGGTTCGCACCTTGAGCCGCCTTGAAACGCCAGAGGAATTTGGCAATCTTATCATCAAAGAAGATAACAACGCAGTAATCCGTTTCAGGGATTTGGGTGTTGCTGAGTTGGGTCCGGAAAATGAACGCACATTGCTTCGCCGCGATGGGGTTCCTATGGTAGGAAACGCTATTACACCTCAACCTGGTTCGAACCATATTGAAATTGCCGATGAGTTTTACCACAGGCTTGAGCAAATAAGAAAAGATCTTCCGGCAGATATCAAAACCGCTATCGGGTTCGATACCACAGAGTACATCCGCAACTCTATCAAAGAAGTGCAGCAATCAATTTTTATTGCCTTTTTCCTGGTTGTACTCATCATTTTCTTTTTCCTCCGCGACTGGCGTACCACCATCATTCCGGTAATCGTAATTCCCATTAGCCTCATAGGCTCCTTTTTCATCATGTATCTTGCAGGGTTCACAATCAATGTGCTTACGCTGCTTGGCATTGTGCTTGCCATAGGCCTGGTGGTTGACGATGCTATTGTGGTGCTGGAAAACATTTACACAAAAATCGAAGCAGGATTATCGCCGGTTGAAGCCGGTATACGGGGTTCGGCAGAAATATTTTTTGCCGTTATTGCCACTACAATAGCGCTGGCGGCTGTGTTTTTGCCTGTCATATTTTTAGAAGGGATTACCGGTCGCCTGTTCCGCGAATTTGGCATAGTGCTTGCCGGTTCCGTCATCATTTCAAGCTTTGTTGCACTCACGCTCACGCCAATGCTTTCAACACGCATCCTGAAAAAACGTGAAAAGCATAACTGGCTTTATAATAAAACTGAACCTTTCTTTAATAATCTTACCGGCTGGTATCGCGACTCGCTTAATGCTTTTATGAACCATCGCTGGATAGCATTTGTGATCATCATCATTTCTATTTTAATGATCGTGGGCTTTGGTTCTTTGCTGCCTTCTGAACTCGCCCCGCTTGAAGACCGCTCCGGCCTCAGAATAGTGGCCACCGCACCCGAGGGCGTTTCCTATGAGTATATGGATAGCTATATGAATGAACTGGTTGAGCTTGTGGAGAATGATGTGCCTGAAATTGACGCCTTGATTTCAATTACAAGTCCTGGTTTTGGTGCAGCAAGTTCTGTTAATTCCGGGTTTATTAGAACGCGCCTGGTTGACCCTTCGCAACGTACAAGATCACAACAGGAGATTGCAGCGGCTATTTCAAGCCATGTGCGTGAGCTTTCAGCTGCAAGGGTTTTTGTTGCACAGGATCAGTCAATTGGCGGGCAAGGCGGTGGACTTCCCGTTCAATATGTGATTCAGGCTCCGAATTTTCAAGCGCTGAGAGACATTGTCCCGCTTTTTATGGAAGAAGTATATGCCAGTCCGAAGTTTCAGTTTGCCGATCTTAACCTTCGTTTCAATAAACCTGAAATCAGCGTAAGCATTGACCGCGATAAGGCGCGTAACCTGGGTGTTTCAGCAATGGATATTGCACAAACACTTTCACTGGCATTCAGCGGACAGCGGTTCGGGTTTTTTGTGATGAACGGCAAGCAATACCAGGTTATAGGTCAGATGAACCGTGAAAACCGCAACAAACCACTTGATCTGCAGTCGCTTTATGTCCGAAACAATCGTGGTGATATGATCCAGCTCGACAACCTGGTACAACTTCGTGAGGAAACCAATCCACCACAGTTGTTCCGGTATAACAGGTTTGTTTCTGCTACCGTATCAGCTAATCCGGTTGATGGGGTCACCATTGGCCAGGGAATATTGGAAATGGACCGTATAGCCGATGAAGTACTCGACGACCGTTTCAGCACAGCGCTTGCAGGGCCTTCAAAGGATTTTGCTGAAAGTTCATCAAGCCTGGTCTTTGCATTCGTATTTGCATTGATCCTGATTTACCTGGTACTCGCAGCTCAGTTTGAAAGTTTCCGCGATCCGCTGATCATAATGTTTACCGTGCCGCTGGCGCTAGCCGGTGCAATTCTCACAACTTGGTATTTAGCGAACACTATGAATATTTTCAGTCAGATTGGTATGATCATGCTCATAGGGTTGGTAGCAAAGAATGGTATTCTGATTGTTGAATTCGCCAATCAGCGCAAAGCACAAGGCCTGGACAAGCTTGAAGCAATCAAGGGAGCGGCGGTAGCAAGGTTCAGACCCATTTTGATGACCAGTTTATCAACTATACTGGGAGTAACACCTATTGCCCTTGCTTTAGGCGCCGGCGCTGAGAGCCGTACATCAATGGGAACTGCAATCATTGGTGGTTTATTATTTGCAACAATTCTCACATTGTATGTGATTCCTGCTATCTATTCATTTGTTTCTGAGAAAAGTAAAGATGTTTCGAATGTGGAAGCGGCGTGA
- a CDS encoding M3 family metallopeptidase codes for MRKFNLVLILAGLLLAACTQQTPMENPFLSDYNTPFDVPPFHLIEEVHYLPAFQEGMAQEKAEIDAIISNTAEPDFENTIVAFDNAGELLRKVGGVFYRLNGANTNPNMQAIAREITPLTSAHNNEIRLNQDLFEKVKIVYEKRESLNLDPEQMRVVEKVYQDFARNGAALPEDQRNRLKEINERLSMISLQLGENVLAETNNFQLIIENAEDLAGLSDEIIAGAATEAKRVNMEGKWVFTLQKPSWIPFLQYAQRRDLREKLYRGYFMRGDNDNEFDNKALFAELLKLRDERSKLLGFENFAAFATDVNMAQSPENVVNFLHQVWEPALKIAKNERDEMQEIVNREGGDFELASWDWWYYAEKLRKEKYDLDEEELKPYFTKDNVRNGVFYLCEQLYGLTFKQHFDLPVYHEEVEVYEVFDHDGSHLGLLYMDYHPRPGKRAGAWCGTFRSGSYENAEKVYPIVTIVTNFARPVGDNPAMWSWDEVTTYFHEFGHGLHNLFADGHYRRTSRDVPRDFVELPSQVLENWAGEPEMLKIYALHYETGEPMPDELIAKLKKSTHFNQGFTTVEYVSAALLDMEYHTMDVSGDLDIRAIEQASMEKIGLIDEIIPRYRTTYFNHVFGTGYAAGYYVYLWAGVLDADAYDAFRESGDLFNRELADKFRKYILAENALGEGMEQYVKFRGKEPSIEPLLKQRGLN; via the coding sequence ATGAGAAAATTTAACCTTGTTCTAATTCTTGCCGGCTTGTTACTGGCCGCCTGCACACAGCAAACTCCTATGGAAAATCCGTTTTTATCTGATTACAACACACCTTTCGATGTTCCTCCTTTTCACCTGATTGAAGAGGTTCATTATCTTCCGGCATTCCAGGAAGGAATGGCCCAGGAAAAAGCTGAGATTGATGCCATCATCAGCAATACAGCCGAACCTGATTTTGAGAATACTATTGTTGCCTTCGACAACGCCGGCGAATTGCTCAGGAAAGTGGGCGGAGTGTTTTATCGCCTTAATGGTGCGAACACAAATCCGAACATGCAGGCGATTGCCAGGGAAATTACGCCTTTGACCTCCGCTCATAATAATGAGATCAGGTTGAACCAGGACTTGTTTGAGAAAGTTAAAATTGTGTATGAAAAGCGTGAAAGTTTGAACCTCGATCCTGAACAGATGCGTGTGGTTGAAAAAGTTTACCAGGATTTTGCACGCAACGGAGCAGCCCTGCCTGAAGATCAACGTAACAGGCTCAAGGAAATCAACGAGCGCTTATCCATGATCTCATTGCAACTTGGCGAGAATGTGCTTGCCGAAACCAACAATTTTCAGCTAATCATTGAAAATGCTGAGGACCTTGCCGGCCTCAGTGATGAAATCATTGCCGGAGCTGCAACTGAAGCAAAACGTGTGAATATGGAAGGAAAATGGGTTTTCACACTTCAGAAACCAAGCTGGATTCCTTTTCTTCAGTATGCTCAGCGCCGCGATTTGCGCGAGAAACTTTACCGTGGCTATTTTATGCGTGGCGATAACGACAATGAGTTTGATAACAAGGCATTGTTTGCCGAACTTCTGAAACTGCGCGATGAGCGTTCGAAACTCCTGGGTTTTGAAAATTTCGCTGCATTTGCAACTGATGTAAATATGGCCCAAAGCCCTGAAAATGTTGTTAATTTCCTCCATCAGGTTTGGGAACCGGCCCTGAAGATCGCCAAAAATGAACGCGACGAAATGCAGGAGATTGTTAACCGTGAAGGTGGTGATTTTGAGCTTGCTTCATGGGATTGGTGGTATTATGCAGAAAAGCTGAGAAAAGAAAAATATGACCTTGATGAAGAGGAGTTAAAACCCTATTTCACAAAGGATAATGTAAGGAATGGCGTTTTTTATCTCTGCGAACAACTCTATGGCCTTACTTTCAAACAGCATTTTGATTTGCCCGTTTACCACGAAGAAGTTGAAGTGTATGAAGTATTTGATCATGACGGTTCGCACCTTGGATTGCTTTATATGGATTACCATCCCCGTCCGGGCAAGCGCGCCGGAGCATGGTGTGGAACTTTCAGGAGCGGTTCGTACGAAAACGCTGAAAAAGTTTATCCCATTGTTACGATTGTCACCAACTTTGCCCGTCCGGTTGGCGATAATCCGGCCATGTGGAGTTGGGATGAGGTGACCACTTATTTCCATGAATTCGGCCACGGATTGCATAACCTTTTTGCCGATGGCCATTACCGCCGCACCAGCCGTGATGTTCCCCGCGATTTCGTGGAATTGCCTTCCCAGGTCCTCGAAAACTGGGCAGGCGAACCCGAAATGCTGAAAATTTATGCCCTTCATTATGAAACCGGCGAACCCATGCCCGACGAACTGATTGCCAAACTCAAAAAAAGCACTCACTTCAACCAGGGTTTTACAACTGTTGAGTACGTTTCAGCGGCACTGTTGGATATGGAATACCATACCATGGATGTGAGCGGCGATCTTGATATTCGCGCCATTGAGCAAGCCTCAATGGAAAAAATCGGATTGATTGATGAAATTATCCCACGCTATCGCACCACATATTTCAATCATGTTTTCGGAACCGGCTATGCTGCGGGCTACTATGTTTACTTATGGGCTGGCGTGCTTGATGCCGATGCTTACGATGCCTTCAGGGAAAGTGGTGATTTATTCAACCGTGAGCTTGCCGATAAATTCAGAAAATACATCCTGGCCGAAAACGCCCTAGGCGAGGGAATGGAGCAATACGTAAAATTCAGGGGCAAAGAACCTTCAATTGAACCACTGCTCAAACAGCGGGGATTGAACTAA
- the crtI gene encoding phytoene desaturase: protein MNKHAVIIGAGFSGLSAAAFLARAGFEVSVLEKNSMPGGRARKFEAKGFTFDMGPSWYWMPDVMDNFFSAFDRKTSDYFELKRLDPSYRVYFGKDDFVEIPSDVEETIALFERLEPGAGRKLQKFLIEAERKYTIGINQFATKPSLSIKEFAQWRLLKHLFAMHLFRSFHSHVARYFKNPRIHRLLEFPILFLGGTGDTTPALYSLMNYGDLKMGTWYPMGGMYELVDAMHKLAVEMGATFHFETEAKELEIKDGVINAVITKKGRFEADYVIGAGDYHYIEQNLLPEKYRMYSKSYWAKRVMSPSSLIFYIGLDKKLEGFLHHTLLFDTNFDIHAAEIYGKPRWPSDPALYVSATSKTDPSVAAAGQENLMVLIPVATGLEDTEAIREHYFNIVMKRLEDISGQKIHEHVIYKRSYAHNDFICDYHAYKGNAYGLANTLMQTAFLKPRMKSRKLKNLYFSGQLTVPGPGVPPAIMSGRIAAEEILKNVML from the coding sequence ATGAACAAACATGCAGTAATCATTGGCGCAGGATTTTCCGGACTTTCGGCAGCAGCTTTTCTTGCCCGCGCAGGCTTTGAAGTGAGTGTGTTAGAGAAAAACTCAATGCCAGGCGGGCGGGCACGTAAGTTCGAAGCCAAAGGTTTCACGTTCGATATGGGACCAAGCTGGTATTGGATGCCTGATGTTATGGACAATTTTTTCTCGGCTTTTGATCGGAAAACCAGCGATTATTTTGAGCTCAAGCGCCTGGACCCGTCTTACAGGGTTTACTTTGGTAAGGATGACTTTGTTGAAATTCCCTCAGATGTGGAAGAAACAATTGCATTGTTCGAACGCTTGGAGCCAGGAGCCGGAAGAAAACTGCAAAAATTTCTTATCGAAGCTGAGAGAAAATATACCATCGGCATCAATCAGTTTGCCACCAAACCTTCACTCTCCATAAAGGAATTTGCACAATGGAGATTGCTCAAACACTTGTTTGCCATGCATTTGTTCCGATCCTTTCACAGCCATGTAGCACGCTATTTTAAAAACCCGCGGATTCACAGGCTGCTCGAATTCCCTATCCTCTTTCTGGGCGGCACCGGCGACACCACACCCGCATTATACAGCCTGATGAATTATGGAGATCTCAAGATGGGAACATGGTATCCCATGGGAGGAATGTACGAGTTGGTTGATGCGATGCACAAACTGGCTGTTGAAATGGGTGCTACATTCCACTTTGAAACCGAAGCCAAAGAACTCGAAATCAAAGATGGAGTAATTAACGCCGTTATAACAAAAAAGGGACGCTTTGAAGCCGATTATGTCATTGGCGCAGGAGATTATCATTATATAGAACAAAACCTGCTTCCCGAAAAATACCGCATGTATTCCAAATCATACTGGGCTAAACGGGTTATGTCTCCGAGTTCTCTGATTTTTTATATTGGCCTTGATAAGAAGCTGGAAGGTTTCCTGCATCACACTTTGCTGTTTGATACCAACTTCGACATACATGCAGCTGAGATTTATGGCAAGCCTCGCTGGCCCAGCGACCCGGCGCTTTATGTAAGTGCGACCTCAAAGACCGACCCCAGTGTTGCCGCCGCAGGCCAGGAGAACCTGATGGTGCTCATCCCTGTGGCAACCGGATTGGAAGATACAGAAGCAATACGGGAACACTATTTTAACATAGTAATGAAACGACTTGAAGATATCAGTGGACAGAAAATCCACGAACATGTGATTTATAAGCGCTCTTATGCACACAATGATTTTATCTGCGATTACCATGCATACAAAGGCAATGCCTATGGACTGGCAAATACGCTGATGCAAACAGCATTTTTAAAACCCAGGATGAAAAGCCGGAAATTAAAAAACCTGTATTTTAGCGGACAGTTAACCGTTCCTGGCCCCGGTGTTCCCCCAGCCATCATGTCGGGAAGGATTGCGGCGGAGGAGATTCTTAAAAATGTGATGCTGTGA
- the idi gene encoding isopentenyl-diphosphate Delta-isomerase, with the protein MNMEQVILVDINDNPIGSEEKIKAHELALLHRAFSVFVFNKKGELLLQRRALHKYHSPGLWTNTCCSHPRPGEETIDAARRRLMEEMGLDCDLKWKFSFIYKATFDNGLTEHEFDHVFFGSYDHKPVINPAEVDSWKWINMDALLIDVLKNPEDYTVWFRIALEKMIELSGK; encoded by the coding sequence ATAAATATGGAACAAGTTATTCTCGTTGATATAAATGACAATCCGATAGGTTCGGAAGAAAAAATCAAAGCCCATGAACTGGCTTTGTTGCACAGGGCTTTCTCGGTTTTTGTGTTCAATAAAAAAGGTGAACTGCTATTACAGCGCCGTGCTTTGCACAAATATCATTCACCAGGTTTGTGGACCAACACCTGTTGCAGCCATCCGCGGCCCGGTGAAGAAACCATAGATGCCGCTCGCAGGCGCCTGATGGAAGAAATGGGACTTGATTGCGATCTTAAATGGAAGTTCTCATTCATTTACAAAGCCACATTTGATAATGGCCTTACCGAACACGAATTCGATCATGTATTTTTTGGATCATACGACCACAAACCGGTGATAAACCCCGCCGAAGTGGATTCATGGAAATGGATAAATATGGATGCATTGCTGATCGACGTGCTGAAGAACCCGGAAGACTATACAGTTTGGTTCAGGATCGCACTGGAAAAGATGATTGAGCTGTCAGGAAAATAA
- a CDS encoding sterol desaturase family protein — translation MNWYIATLLVLAAFFFMEFWAWFSHKYIMHGFLWSLHKDHHIRDGRKWEFNDLFAFMFAIPSIILIILGVSNGFDYRFYIGLGIALYGLAYFIFHDVLVHQRLKMLSGLRNRYLNATIKAHLEHHRPHQHRNYGFLVAPWKYYKEEFGK, via the coding sequence ATGAATTGGTATATTGCAACACTTCTTGTTCTGGCTGCCTTTTTCTTTATGGAATTCTGGGCCTGGTTCAGCCATAAGTACATTATGCACGGTTTTTTGTGGTCGCTGCACAAGGACCACCACATCCGCGATGGCCGTAAATGGGAATTCAATGATTTGTTTGCTTTTATGTTCGCCATTCCAAGTATCATCCTGATCATACTGGGGGTTTCAAACGGATTTGATTACCGTTTCTACATCGGACTGGGCATTGCGCTTTACGGACTGGCTTACTTCATTTTCCATGATGTGCTGGTTCATCAGCGGTTGAAAATGTTGTCCGGTTTAAGGAACCGATACCTGAATGCCACCATCAAGGCCCACCTTGAACATCACAGACCTCACCAGCACAGGAATTATGGATTCCTGGTGGCGCCCTGGAAATATTACAAAGAGGAATTTGGAAAGTGA
- a CDS encoding mechanosensitive ion channel: protein MIEYFDELITRWLLNSALSESMALKISDLIVFGCILLVGVLLYFLLKYIALRVIKVVARTTSSKWDDILIEQKFFQRLILFIPAMMIYNVGPDTVTDIEGLSRFVQVSLQVYMVFVLTAVISAFLNAVHVIYQHYDIAKVKPIKGYLQVVKIVMYIIVAVLIVSMLVGTSPWPILTGMGAISAILLLIFKDTILGLVGSIQLSALDMVRPGDWIEMPKFNADGAVIEMNLTTVQVRNWDMTITNIPTYALISESFRNWRGMEESGGRRIKRSIQINMNSVKFCTPEMLERFRKIHRLTDYIDRKEKELREHNSSQNIDSSVMVNGRRQTNLGVFRAYAKEYLKHHPKVNTDMTMLVRQLQPTQAGIPIEIYVFSSDKAWANYEDIQSDIFDHLLAVIPQFELEVFQEPTGADFRKLAGKE, encoded by the coding sequence ATGATAGAATATTTCGATGAGCTCATTACCCGTTGGCTGTTAAATTCGGCCTTGTCAGAAAGCATGGCGCTCAAAATCAGCGATCTGATTGTATTTGGGTGCATATTGCTGGTGGGAGTCTTGCTTTATTTCCTGCTTAAGTATATTGCACTGAGGGTGATTAAGGTAGTGGCCAGAACAACCTCCAGCAAATGGGATGATATACTGATCGAGCAAAAATTTTTCCAGCGCCTCATTCTATTTATTCCTGCCATGATGATTTACAATGTCGGGCCGGATACAGTGACCGATATCGAAGGTTTGAGCCGTTTTGTACAGGTTTCTTTGCAGGTTTATATGGTTTTTGTTCTTACTGCAGTAATAAGCGCTTTCCTTAACGCGGTGCATGTAATCTACCAGCATTACGATATCGCCAAAGTGAAGCCAATAAAAGGTTACCTGCAGGTGGTAAAGATAGTCATGTATATTATCGTTGCAGTGCTGATTGTTTCTATGCTTGTAGGAACTTCTCCCTGGCCAATTCTTACCGGCATGGGCGCTATTTCTGCGATCCTTCTCCTGATATTCAAAGACACAATCCTGGGCCTTGTCGGGAGCATACAGCTTTCGGCGCTTGATATGGTTCGACCCGGCGACTGGATTGAAATGCCCAAGTTCAATGCTGATGGTGCGGTAATTGAAATGAACCTTACAACAGTGCAGGTTCGCAACTGGGACATGACCATCACAAATATTCCAACCTATGCCCTCATCAGCGAATCTTTCAGGAATTGGCGCGGGATGGAAGAATCGGGCGGGCGCCGGATCAAACGTTCCATACAGATCAATATGAACAGCGTGAAGTTCTGCACCCCGGAAATGCTTGAAAGGTTCCGAAAAATTCATCGGCTCACTGATTATATTGACCGTAAAGAGAAAGAACTGCGGGAACACAATTCCAGTCAGAATATTGATAGTTCGGTGATGGTGAACGGTCGCCGCCAGACCAACCTGGGTGTTTTCAGGGCTTATGCCAAGGAGTACCTCAAACACCATCCAAAGGTGAACACTGACATGACCATGCTGGTGAGGCAGTTGCAGCCCACGCAAGCCGGCATACCCATTGAAATTTATGTTTTCAGCTCCGATAAAGCCTGGGCGAATTATGAAGATATCCAGTCCGACATTTTTGACCACCTCCTGGCAGTTATCCCACAGTTCGAACTGGAAGTTTTCCAGGAGCCTACCGGAGCGGATTTTAGGAAACTGGCGGGGAAAGAATGA
- a CDS encoding phytoene/squalene synthase family protein, whose amino-acid sequence MKELFDMISRESSKMTTTTYSTSFSLGIKFFSKKFHDPIYAIYGFVRFADEIVDSFHGFDKAKLLKRFSEDTYQAIEEGISLNPILNNFQATVNKYKIDRVLIELFLRSMEMDLTKKVYDTADEYKEYIFGSADVVGLMCLRVFCEGNNEKFQELKPRAMRLGSAFQKINFLRDLKADHYGLGRTYFPGVNMDKFDETEKKKIEDDIQKDFDEALAGIKQLPEGAKFGVYVAYVYFYALLKKIKRLPAKRVLNERVRISDQNKYWLLVTSLAKYKTGLLN is encoded by the coding sequence ATGAAAGAGCTTTTCGATATGATTTCACGCGAGTCGAGCAAGATGACAACTACTACTTATAGTACGTCTTTCTCGCTTGGTATTAAGTTCTTTAGCAAGAAGTTTCACGACCCAATCTATGCAATTTATGGGTTTGTGCGCTTTGCCGACGAGATCGTGGATTCTTTTCATGGGTTCGATAAAGCAAAATTGCTCAAACGCTTTTCTGAAGACACTTACCAGGCCATTGAGGAAGGAATCAGTCTGAACCCAATTTTGAATAATTTCCAGGCAACGGTGAATAAATATAAAATTGATCGGGTGCTGATTGAGCTCTTTCTCAGAAGCATGGAGATGGATCTCACGAAAAAAGTTTACGATACTGCCGATGAATACAAGGAATATATCTTTGGCTCGGCCGATGTGGTGGGTTTGATGTGTTTGCGTGTTTTCTGCGAAGGCAATAACGAGAAATTTCAGGAATTAAAGCCACGTGCTATGCGCCTGGGATCAGCTTTTCAGAAAATCAATTTTCTCCGCGATCTCAAAGCTGATCATTATGGTTTGGGTCGAACCTATTTCCCTGGTGTGAATATGGATAAGTTTGATGAAACCGAGAAAAAGAAGATAGAAGACGATATTCAGAAAGATTTCGACGAAGCACTAGCCGGAATCAAGCAGTTGCCTGAAGGTGCAAAGTTTGGGGTGTATGTGGCTTATGTTTACTTTTACGCCTTGCTGAAAAAGATCAAACGTTTACCGGCAAAACGCGTTTTGAACGAAAGGGTTCGTATCAGCGACCAAAATAAATACTGGTTGCTTGTGACCTCGCTTGCAAAGTATAAAACCGGGTTGCTGAATTAA